One genomic region from Stackebrandtia nassauensis DSM 44728 encodes:
- a CDS encoding NfeD family protein, with translation MAWIIWLAVAVALGIAELFTLTFVLLMIGAGAAAASLAAALGSPVELQGLVFVVVSVLSLIGIRPWAKKLRDNRSGPDAKIGLQALEGAEALVLERVDSQHGLIKVQGQEWTARSYDGKQVLEQGEEVNIVEIRGATAMVWRQP, from the coding sequence GTGGCGTGGATTATATGGTTGGCGGTGGCCGTGGCACTGGGCATCGCCGAACTGTTTACCTTGACATTTGTGCTGCTCATGATCGGGGCGGGAGCGGCGGCGGCTTCGCTGGCGGCGGCACTGGGTTCCCCGGTGGAGCTTCAGGGCCTGGTCTTCGTCGTGGTGTCGGTGCTGTCCCTGATCGGCATCAGACCGTGGGCGAAGAAACTACGGGACAACCGTTCGGGCCCGGACGCGAAGATCGGTCTGCAGGCCCTGGAGGGCGCGGAGGCCCTCGTACTGGAGCGGGTCGACTCCCAGCACGGACTCATCAAAGTGCAGGGTCAGGAGTGGACGGCGCGCAGTTACGACGGCAAACAAGTACTGGAACAAGGAGAAGAAGTGAACATAGTGGAGATACGCGGGGCGACGGCTATGGTCTGGAGGCAGCCATGA
- a CDS encoding SPFH domain-containing protein, with protein sequence MSGGEVFLVLLLGLVALFFIIMLFKMVRIVPQQQEYIVERLGKYSKTLTPGLNFLVPILDAVRSKVDKREQVVSFPPQPVITSDNLVVSIDTVIYYMVTDSVRATYAISNYLQGVEQLTVTTLRNVVGSMDLEQALTSRDTINSALRTVLDEATGQWGIKVTRVEIKAIDPPPSVRESMEKQMRAERDKRAAILTAEGVKASQVLTAQGEQEAAVLRAQGDRQARILQAEGQSKAIETVFTAIHKSNPDEKLLAYQYLQTLPQIAAGQSNKLWMIPAELTRALESFSGAVGGPISSGPASAVTNAVSQALSSEQDGTGEAAPSHTDADRSETAPRTPSAEDDDAATTRIGKPKPGTDDTQALEAGPKVSPSQFTATDAANTMLDSTQVVPPPVPPTKPGDLPPTAV encoded by the coding sequence ATGAGTGGCGGGGAGGTTTTCCTGGTCCTGCTTCTGGGACTGGTGGCGCTGTTCTTCATCATCATGCTGTTCAAGATGGTGCGGATCGTGCCGCAGCAGCAGGAGTACATCGTCGAACGACTGGGCAAGTACTCCAAGACCCTGACTCCGGGCCTGAACTTCCTCGTGCCGATCCTGGACGCCGTACGGTCCAAAGTCGACAAACGCGAGCAGGTCGTCAGCTTCCCGCCGCAGCCGGTCATCACCTCGGACAACCTGGTGGTGTCCATCGACACCGTCATCTACTACATGGTGACCGACTCGGTGCGCGCCACCTACGCGATCTCCAACTACCTGCAGGGCGTCGAGCAGCTGACCGTCACCACGCTGCGCAACGTCGTCGGCTCCATGGACCTGGAGCAGGCACTGACCAGCCGCGACACCATCAACAGCGCGCTGCGCACCGTCCTGGACGAGGCCACCGGCCAGTGGGGCATCAAGGTCACCCGCGTCGAGATCAAGGCCATCGACCCGCCACCCAGCGTGCGCGAGTCCATGGAGAAGCAGATGCGCGCCGAGCGTGACAAGCGGGCCGCGATCCTCACCGCCGAGGGTGTCAAGGCGTCCCAGGTGCTGACCGCCCAGGGTGAGCAGGAGGCCGCGGTGCTTCGCGCCCAGGGTGACCGGCAGGCCCGCATCCTGCAGGCCGAGGGCCAGTCCAAGGCCATCGAGACCGTGTTCACCGCGATCCACAAGTCCAACCCGGACGAGAAGCTGCTGGCGTACCAGTACCTGCAGACGCTGCCGCAGATCGCCGCCGGTCAGTCGAACAAGCTGTGGATGATCCCGGCCGAACTGACCCGGGCGCTGGAGTCGTTCAGCGGCGCCGTCGGCGGCCCGATCAGCTCCGGTCCCGCCTCGGCGGTGACCAACGCGGTGTCGCAGGCCCTGTCGTCCGAACAGGACGGCACCGGTGAGGCGGCGCCGAGCCACACCGACGCCGACCGCTCCGAGACCGCGCCGCGGACCCCGAGCGCCGAGGACGACGACGCGGCCACCACCCGCATCGGCAAACCGAAGCCGGGCACCGACGACACCCAGGCCCTGGAAGCCGGGCCGAAGGTCTCGCCGAGCCAGTTCACCGCGACCGACGCGGCGAACACCATGCTGGACTCGACCCAGGTGGTGCCGCCGCCGGTGCCGCCGACCAAGCCCGGCGACCTGCCGCCCACGGCGGTCTAG
- a CDS encoding DUF6886 family protein: MRPEPGQVLHFSEDPTITRFTPRPSPRLAAAYVWAVGSRRCPDYWFPRECPRAMAWIEPHTTDADRDRILGPGGGHRVHAVEFGWLEAMRTVELYGYRLPANAFRPLDESDSAANGSPALVAVEAVTPLGPPERVGDLFALHAEAGIQLRVLDNLRTFWDAVIDSSLGFSGIRLRNAKPAPA; encoded by the coding sequence ATGCGTCCCGAACCCGGTCAGGTACTGCACTTCTCCGAGGATCCGACGATCACCAGGTTCACTCCCCGGCCGTCGCCACGGCTCGCAGCCGCGTACGTGTGGGCGGTGGGATCGCGCCGCTGTCCCGACTACTGGTTCCCCCGCGAGTGCCCGCGCGCGATGGCCTGGATCGAACCGCACACCACCGACGCCGACCGCGACCGGATCCTGGGGCCGGGCGGCGGCCACCGGGTGCACGCCGTCGAGTTCGGCTGGCTGGAAGCGATGCGCACCGTGGAGCTCTACGGCTACCGGCTACCCGCCAACGCGTTCCGTCCGCTCGACGAATCCGACAGCGCCGCCAACGGGTCACCCGCGCTGGTCGCCGTCGAAGCGGTGACGCCGTTGGGGCCGCCCGAGCGGGTGGGTGACCTGTTCGCGCTGCACGCCGAGGCGGGGATTCAGCTGCGGGTGCTGGACAACCTGCGGACGTTCTGGGACGCGGTGATCGACAGTTCGCTGGGGTTCTCCGGGATCCGGCTGCGCAACGCCAAACCCGCCCCCGCATAG
- a CDS encoding ArsR/SmtB family transcription factor, translating to MPSEPIPHTSATLKALASPLRRAILRHLATNGPANSTSIGEVFGHNTGTTSYHLRQLAQAGLITEIPERAKGRERWWRTEPGNRVMPDRDTMSAQDKVIAADLERSRLTEDMDALSGVLDNRAELGDWFQGSRSLRFMTKAELKEFHDDYLRLLDRHGHKPEDAPDTARPIALRWYGYPATE from the coding sequence ATGCCGTCCGAACCCATCCCCCACACCTCCGCAACGCTCAAGGCACTGGCCAGCCCGCTGCGCCGGGCGATACTGCGGCACCTGGCCACCAACGGTCCCGCGAACTCCACGTCCATTGGGGAGGTCTTCGGCCACAACACCGGGACCACGAGCTACCACCTGCGCCAGCTGGCGCAGGCCGGTCTGATCACCGAGATACCCGAGCGGGCCAAGGGCCGGGAACGCTGGTGGCGCACCGAACCCGGCAACCGCGTCATGCCCGACCGCGACACGATGTCCGCACAGGACAAGGTGATCGCCGCCGACCTGGAACGGTCCCGGCTCACCGAGGACATGGACGCGCTGTCCGGCGTCCTGGACAACCGCGCGGAACTGGGCGACTGGTTCCAGGGCTCCCGGTCGCTGCGGTTCATGACCAAGGCCGAGCTGAAGGAGTTCCACGACGACTACCTGCGGCTGCTGGATCGCCACGGCCACAAGCCCGAAGACGCCCCCGACACGGCCCGCCCCATAGCACTACGCTGGTACGGCTACCCCGCCACCGAGTGA
- a CDS encoding TIGR03089 family protein encodes MNTVDSLFAAAAKPDPARPFLTYYDDATGERTELSYVTMDNWVSKTANLLLEHAYAEPGATAELRLPPHWLGAAVMLGCWRAGVAISHAVAGESGVDRDQPYVLFDTEDELRAPEDTPQEATYTVSLAPLAVGLRSPAARQRVADNEAVDFLTEVRGYGDHFGGAPAAADAPALVGLPGGRELTQAQLVESARTRAGEMGLGDGERIMFTDERIRPLDWLLVPLAVKGSVVLSRNSTGDTAKRADSERARVV; translated from the coding sequence CCGGCCGTTTCTGACCTATTACGACGACGCCACCGGCGAGCGCACCGAGCTGTCCTACGTCACGATGGACAACTGGGTGTCCAAGACGGCGAACCTGTTGCTGGAACACGCTTACGCCGAACCCGGCGCCACCGCGGAGCTGCGGTTGCCGCCGCACTGGCTGGGCGCGGCGGTCATGCTGGGCTGCTGGCGGGCCGGGGTGGCGATCAGCCACGCGGTGGCCGGGGAATCCGGTGTGGACCGTGACCAGCCCTATGTCCTGTTCGACACCGAGGACGAACTGCGCGCCCCCGAGGACACCCCGCAGGAGGCGACCTACACGGTTTCGCTGGCGCCGCTGGCGGTGGGCCTGCGCTCTCCGGCGGCCCGGCAGCGGGTGGCCGACAACGAGGCGGTGGACTTCCTGACCGAGGTGCGCGGCTACGGCGACCACTTCGGGGGTGCCCCTGCCGCCGCCGACGCCCCCGCGCTGGTCGGCCTTCCCGGTGGCCGGGAACTGACGCAGGCACAACTGGTGGAGTCCGCCCGCACCCGGGCGGGCGAAATGGGACTCGGCGACGGCGAGCGGATCATGTTCACCGACGAGCGGATCCGTCCCTTGGACTGGCTGCTGGTTCCGTTGGCGGTCAAGGGTTCGGTGGTACTGAGCCGCAACTCCACTGGCGACACGGCCAAGCGTGCCGACAGCGAGCGCGCCCGCGTCGTGTGA